In Azospirillum ramasamyi, the following are encoded in one genomic region:
- a CDS encoding tubulin-like doman-containing protein, protein MVEQARFRPTLLVGVGGTGCEIAEGVYARAKAMSAVSAGRLAVIGFDTDANDMSRLQAIGNRNRIQTSSTDTIYQILSKYPEVEQSFCLPREGLPDTLLNMRLLDGAAQIRMLSHLALFTSLKTGAVQNRVGDILSQLGRHDGRMEFDGAINILVTGSLAGATGSGSFLQVALLLRRLAEDRAIKASVRGIFLMPDVFVRGANLPTGQIGNVLANGYASLKELNGAIARAERQRPARNLMYEFGPDMVLRDGEVPFQSVTLVDFENSAGGNLGSSITNYKEMVARAVYQQIFTPIGLRIASVTINDALAKLGAAAASTSNMFSGVGISAVAYPAQEVADYLGLRFALEVLSGDWLRLDRMYIDRVRRHEEQRAAGNLTLQLADQGDAYLEDLDQLALRERIAFFAEIRRGLHPVVANPEGGEDEAPLHVTYLDALLSHLMETFWSTERLRQLRDRPPIDSSVFRARDRLESLVRTNENILDDDLRSAESSLFQRPEDLFVNIIATEDDLAEGDLRPYHLQSYIVKGGPHPVQVRAFLYALRNEAIRRRNQIDVTVFRQRIMAAATVFDEGVAEKHDGSTRGHARILDQSRRYANPGLLDRFTNKSAAFVGRYTSFYNTSVMHIRRYVEASVTAKVLDLLVAEIAALSDAYAGLFTEVGRVLERLGADVDREEQRHAPGAGSFSGNLFINADAEGKRAVWDDLRLRTAGLRQNETANRGLNQAIYRQHRDARKQRRSPGFRELRSLFESSVIDGFAAKTVRTDYASVWNLSIIEAAKREAGRRGTDWRARIKEAVDIVASQAEPFLTFDDQGRGQRIIFWAVSPTVKEEYNDDAEFDALFTLKQGEQPLVLPECSKHELLCVNHRVNLELRHLAKLNPGGLPSANVNETPRGRYFGAYADRVGRLIDEEITSRALGSDRRYTSTVTPHIHRDWHRGGRLPEIFPEIQQKEQLDSARAFIVALGLGLIQRESDYGRAVANFSTIGRVPHGGLRGRLAETSRLWDILNAFEQRADIVRASLDAWSAEKGALLPGSDMNALTPVDEVCGVGTVLHILEIGRERQEIEQREFACANLFAARRILLSEIADAVLGHLEPLGRDAVVADLETRSWEQGFAAFLAQGTREETARSLRQVHDGAVAGLQKAWAPA, encoded by the coding sequence ATGGTAGAGCAGGCGCGCTTTCGGCCGACGTTGCTGGTGGGGGTCGGCGGAACCGGGTGCGAGATCGCCGAAGGAGTCTACGCACGAGCCAAAGCCATGAGCGCGGTGTCGGCGGGACGCTTGGCCGTGATCGGCTTCGACACGGACGCCAATGACATGTCGCGCCTGCAGGCCATCGGCAACCGTAACCGCATCCAGACCAGTTCCACCGATACGATCTACCAGATCCTGTCCAAGTATCCCGAGGTCGAACAGTCGTTCTGTCTGCCCCGGGAAGGGCTGCCGGATACCCTGCTCAACATGCGGCTGCTGGACGGGGCGGCGCAGATCCGAATGCTGTCGCATCTGGCGCTGTTCACATCGCTGAAGACGGGCGCCGTACAGAACCGGGTCGGGGACATCCTGTCGCAATTGGGCCGGCACGACGGCCGGATGGAGTTCGATGGAGCGATCAACATCCTGGTCACCGGCTCTCTGGCCGGCGCCACCGGCTCCGGTTCGTTCCTGCAGGTCGCCCTTCTGCTGCGCCGCCTGGCAGAGGACCGGGCGATCAAGGCCTCGGTGCGCGGCATCTTCCTGATGCCCGACGTTTTCGTGCGCGGCGCCAATCTGCCGACCGGCCAGATCGGGAACGTCTTGGCCAACGGCTATGCCAGCCTGAAGGAACTGAACGGCGCGATCGCCCGCGCCGAGCGCCAGCGGCCGGCACGCAACCTCATGTACGAGTTCGGCCCCGACATGGTGCTGCGCGACGGCGAGGTCCCGTTCCAGAGCGTCACCCTCGTCGATTTCGAGAATTCCGCCGGCGGCAACCTCGGTTCCAGCATCACCAACTACAAGGAGATGGTGGCCCGCGCCGTTTATCAGCAGATTTTCACGCCCATCGGGCTGCGCATCGCCAGCGTCACCATCAACGACGCCCTGGCGAAGCTCGGCGCGGCGGCCGCAAGCACCAGCAACATGTTCAGCGGCGTCGGGATCTCGGCCGTAGCCTACCCGGCGCAGGAGGTCGCCGATTACCTGGGCCTGCGGTTCGCATTGGAGGTGCTTTCGGGCGATTGGCTGCGCCTGGACCGGATGTACATCGACCGGGTGCGGCGCCACGAGGAGCAGCGCGCTGCGGGCAACCTCACCCTGCAGCTCGCCGACCAGGGCGACGCCTATCTGGAGGATCTCGACCAGCTCGCCCTGCGGGAGCGCATCGCGTTCTTCGCCGAAATCCGCCGCGGTCTCCATCCCGTGGTCGCCAACCCGGAAGGGGGGGAGGACGAAGCGCCGCTCCATGTCACCTACCTTGACGCGCTGCTGTCCCATCTGATGGAGACGTTCTGGAGCACCGAGCGCTTGCGGCAACTCCGCGACAGGCCGCCGATCGACTCCTCGGTCTTCCGCGCCCGCGACCGACTGGAATCCCTGGTCCGGACCAACGAGAACATACTGGACGACGATCTCCGCTCGGCCGAATCCAGTCTCTTCCAACGGCCCGAAGACCTTTTCGTCAACATCATCGCCACCGAGGACGACCTCGCGGAGGGCGACCTGCGCCCCTATCATCTGCAGAGCTACATCGTGAAGGGCGGCCCCCACCCCGTGCAGGTGCGGGCCTTTCTCTACGCCTTGCGCAACGAGGCGATCCGCCGGCGCAACCAGATCGACGTCACGGTCTTTCGCCAGCGAATCATGGCGGCGGCAACCGTTTTCGACGAGGGCGTGGCGGAGAAGCACGACGGTTCGACGCGTGGACACGCACGCATTCTCGACCAGTCGCGCCGGTACGCCAATCCCGGCCTCCTGGACCGGTTCACCAACAAGTCGGCGGCGTTCGTCGGCAGGTACACATCCTTCTACAACACCAGCGTCATGCACATCCGCCGCTATGTCGAAGCCTCGGTGACGGCGAAGGTTCTCGACCTGCTGGTTGCGGAGATCGCCGCGCTTTCCGATGCCTACGCCGGGCTGTTCACCGAAGTCGGACGGGTTCTGGAACGGTTGGGGGCCGATGTCGACCGCGAGGAGCAACGGCATGCGCCGGGCGCCGGCTCCTTCTCCGGCAATCTGTTCATCAACGCCGATGCCGAAGGCAAGCGCGCCGTTTGGGACGACCTGCGCCTGCGGACCGCCGGCCTGCGGCAGAACGAAACGGCGAACCGGGGGTTGAACCAGGCGATCTATCGCCAGCACCGCGACGCACGCAAACAGCGCCGCTCTCCGGGCTTCCGCGAGTTGCGGTCGCTGTTCGAATCCTCGGTCATCGACGGCTTCGCGGCGAAGACCGTGCGCACCGACTACGCTTCGGTTTGGAACCTGTCGATCATCGAGGCGGCCAAGCGTGAAGCGGGACGGCGCGGAACCGATTGGCGCGCGCGGATCAAGGAGGCCGTCGACATCGTGGCGTCCCAGGCCGAACCGTTCCTGACCTTCGACGACCAGGGCCGCGGCCAGCGCATCATCTTCTGGGCCGTGTCGCCGACGGTGAAGGAGGAATACAACGACGACGCCGAGTTCGATGCGTTGTTCACGCTCAAGCAGGGGGAGCAACCGCTTGTCCTGCCGGAGTGCTCCAAGCACGAACTGCTGTGCGTCAATCACCGCGTCAATCTGGAGCTCCGCCATCTGGCGAAGCTGAATCCCGGCGGACTACCGTCCGCCAACGTCAACGAGACGCCGCGCGGCCGCTATTTCGGCGCCTATGCCGACAGGGTCGGCCGGCTCATCGACGAGGAGATCACCTCCCGCGCGCTGGGCTCGGACCGGCGCTACACCTCCACCGTCACTCCGCACATCCATCGCGACTGGCACCGCGGCGGCCGGCTTCCCGAGATATTCCCCGAGATCCAGCAGAAGGAGCAGCTGGATTCGGCGCGCGCCTTTATCGTCGCGCTCGGGCTCGGGCTCATCCAGCGCGAGAGCGATTACGGCCGCGCCGTTGCAAATTTCTCCACCATCGGACGGGTTCCGCATGGCGGGCTGCGCGGCCGGCTTGCCGAAACCAGCCGGCTGTGGGACATCCTCAATGCCTTCGAGCAGCGCGCCGACATTGTCCGGGCCTCGCTGGACGCCTGGAGCGCGGAAAAGGGCGCGCTTCTGCCGGGCTCAGACATGAATGCGCTGACCCCCGTGGACGAGGTCTGCGGTGTGGGCACGGTGCTGCACATCCTCGAGATCGGGCGGGAGCGCCAGGAAATCGAGCAGCGGGAGTTCGCCTGCGCCAACCTTTTCGCCGCCAGGCGCATTCTGCTTTCCGAGATCGCCGACGCGGTTCTCGGCCATCTCGAACCGCTGGGCCGCGACGCGGTCGTGGCCGACCTCGAAACGCGGAGCTGGGAGCAAGGCTTCGCCGCCTTCCTGGCGCAAGGGACGCGCGAGGAGACGGCCCGCAGCCTGCGGCAGGTACATGACGGCGCCGTCGCCGGCCTTCAGAAAGCCTGGGCGCCGGCATGA
- a CDS encoding TAXI family TRAP transporter solute-binding subunit encodes MKPLSFVALQRLAAAILIGGVLSVSAGASRAQDRTAAGADTGALPTVLRSDREKTMILRGQVGIVTGQPTGLYARLGADMVRLLNDRKGSTLRVAAVTGHGSISNIDDLLHLGGIDFAILQSDVLQAYRATPTGDELGRRLRYVSRLHTEYLHVLTRQDVIGDRPADVCVLAGKRINVGGRLSGTWLTVRSVLQGLLGLDPTFDESASTDEGIEQLKAGKVDALAFVVGKPAPLFAKLSAKEIMEKRLELLAIGPELFTQGCDGRAPAGGLDRTPYEPGAFSADDYAELVPAGRSLPTIGVPSILAAYAWAGGTPRFEPTAAFVRSFFERAPEAMSKEGNGFATNWCGVDLGREVGGWERMIAAQDWIRANPGRSLRIDCRKVRPALCDDKAMFNTAFEDWLGQQPGPRPSVREIMRKSDEFRAQQCGS; translated from the coding sequence ATGAAACCGTTGAGTTTCGTTGCACTGCAACGCCTTGCTGCGGCGATTTTGATCGGCGGAGTGTTGTCGGTTTCGGCGGGTGCGTCGCGGGCACAGGATCGGACCGCTGCCGGCGCCGATACGGGCGCATTGCCGACGGTGCTCCGTTCCGACCGGGAAAAGACGATGATCCTGCGCGGCCAAGTGGGCATCGTCACCGGGCAGCCCACCGGCCTCTACGCGCGGCTGGGAGCGGATATGGTCAGGCTGCTGAACGACCGGAAAGGCAGCACGCTGCGGGTCGCAGCGGTCACCGGACACGGTTCGATCAGCAACATCGACGACCTGCTCCACCTCGGCGGGATCGACTTCGCGATCCTGCAAAGCGACGTGCTCCAGGCCTACAGGGCCACGCCGACGGGCGATGAGCTGGGCAGGCGGCTGCGCTACGTCAGCCGACTGCATACAGAGTACCTGCATGTCCTGACGCGCCAGGACGTGATCGGCGATCGGCCGGCCGACGTCTGCGTTCTTGCCGGGAAGCGGATCAACGTTGGGGGACGGCTTTCCGGAACGTGGCTGACCGTACGCTCGGTCCTCCAGGGGCTGCTCGGACTCGACCCCACTTTCGACGAAAGCGCTTCGACCGATGAAGGGATCGAGCAGCTGAAGGCCGGCAAGGTGGACGCCCTGGCCTTCGTGGTGGGCAAGCCGGCGCCGCTGTTCGCCAAGCTCTCGGCAAAGGAGATCATGGAGAAAAGGCTCGAACTGCTGGCAATCGGACCGGAGCTGTTCACGCAGGGCTGCGACGGCCGGGCGCCCGCCGGCGGGCTCGACAGAACGCCTTATGAACCGGGCGCGTTCAGCGCGGACGACTATGCCGAACTCGTGCCCGCGGGGCGAAGCCTGCCGACGATCGGCGTGCCGTCCATCCTGGCCGCCTATGCCTGGGCCGGCGGTACCCCGCGGTTCGAGCCGACCGCCGCCTTCGTCCGCAGCTTCTTTGAACGGGCGCCGGAAGCCATGTCGAAGGAAGGAAATGGATTCGCCACAAACTGGTGCGGCGTCGATCTGGGCCGCGAGGTCGGCGGTTGGGAGCGGATGATCGCAGCGCAGGATTGGATACGCGCCAACCCGGGCCGGTCGTTGCGCATCGATTGCCGCAAAGTCCGTCCGGCGTTGTGCGACGACAAGGCGATGTTCAACACCGCGTTCGAGGACTGGCTCGGCCAACAGCCGGGACCACGTCCTTCAGTTCGCGAGATCATGCGGAAATCCGACGAATTCCGTGCGCAGCAATGTGGGTCGTGA